The following proteins are encoded in a genomic region of Corylus avellana chromosome ca4, CavTom2PMs-1.0:
- the LOC132176951 gene encoding cytochrome P450 71B37-like yields MALYPLSIWLPLLLLFPLLLLMIKKKKDARRQNKRPPPSPPKLPIIGNLHQIGELLHQSLWRLSQKYGPVMLLHLGSIPTVILSSAEAAREAIKVHDLDCCSRPIMATTRRLTYNYKDMAFGPYSEYWREIRKICVLEVFSVKRVQSYRSIREEEVSLLINSISQSSSSATLVDLSEKLYSLTASITFRVAYGQSFRGSDLDNEKFQDLVHGAEALMGSFDASEYFPYVGWIMDKLSSRRHRLERLSHELDNFFQQVIDLHLSPDRTEQEHEDIIDVLLRIEREQNDPGRFTKDNIKAVLLNMFFGGIDTGAITMAWAMAELVRNPRVMKKAQDEVRNFVGNRGKVTEEDTDQLPYLKMILKETLRLHPPGTLLLPREAMKHFKINGYDIYPKTLLQINAWAIGRDPEYWKNPEEFSPERFIDGSIDYKGQHFELLPFGAGRRGCPGIYMATSTIEHALANLLYVFDWKLPYGMKEENIDMEESVGLSLATHKKTALNLVPVKVF; encoded by the exons ATGGCTCTCTATCCCTTATCCATTTGGCTTCCTCTTCTCTTGCTTTTCCCTCTACTCCTTCTCATgatcaaaaagaagaaggatgCTCGAAGGCAAAACAAACGCCCTCCTCCAAGCCCTCCTAAGCTTCCCATTATAGGTAACTTGCACCAAATTGGTGAATTGCTTCACCAATCTTTGTGGCGACTCTCCCAAAAATACGGCCCCGTGATGCTCCTTCATCTCGGTAGCATACCAACTGTTATTTTATCTTCTGCTGAGGCTGCAAGAGAGGCAATAAAAGTTCATGATCTTGACTGTTGCAGTAGGCCAATCATGGCCACCACTAGAAGACTTACTTATAATTATAAGGACATGGCTTTTGGACCTTATAGCGAATATTGGAGAGAGATACGGAAAATATGTGTTCTTGAGGTTTTCAGCGTGAAGAGAGTGCAATCATATCGGTCCATTAGGGAAGAAGAAGTTTCTTTGCTCATCAATTCAATATCCCAGTCTTCGTCCTCTGCAACCCTTGTTGATCTTTCTGAGAAGCTGTATTCTCTCACTGCAAGCATAACTTTTAGGGTTGCTTACGGCCAGAGTTTCCGCGGGAGTGATTTGGATAATGAAAAATTTCAAGATCTGGTTCATGGGGCTGAAGCCTTGATGGGAAGCTTCGATGCATCCGAGTACTTTCCGTACGTGGGATGGATTATGGACAAGCTATCTAGTAGACGTCATAGGCTTGAAAGGCTTTCCCATGAGTTGGATAATTTTTTCCAACAGGTCATTGATCTTCACCTCAGTCCCGACAGGACAGAACAAGAGCACGAGGACATCATCGATGTGCTCCTGAGAATAGAAAGGGAGCAAAACGACCCTGGTCGGTTCACTAAAGATAACATCAAGGCAGTCCTCTTG AATATGTTTTTTGGTGGAATCGACACCGGTGCAATTACAATGGCATGGGCAATGGCAGAGCTTGTTAGGAACCCAAGAGTGATGAAGAAAGCCCAAGATGAAGTTAGAAATTTCGTTGGAAACAGAGGAAAAGTCACTGAAGAAGACACCGATCAGCTTCCTTACCTCAAGATGATACTGAAAGAAACTTTAAGGTTGCACCCTCCAGGCACACTGCTACTTCCAAGAGAGGCCATGAAACACTTTAAGATCAATGGTTATGACATTTACCCGAAAACACTACTCCAAATCAATGCTTGGGCAATAGGACGAGATCCTGAGTACTGGAAGAACCCAGAAGAATTCAGCCCAGAAAGGTTCATTGATGGCTCTATTGATTATAAAGGCCAACATTTTGAGTTATTACCATTTGGAGCTGGTCGAAGAGGTTGTCCTGGGATATATATGGCAACATCAACAATTGAGCACGCACTCGCAAATCTTTTGTATGTTTTCGACTGGAAATTACCCTATGGGATGAAGGAGGAAAACATTGACATGGAAGAGTCGGTTGGTCTTAGCCTTGCTACCCATAAAAAAACAGCTCTAAACCTTGTGCCGGTTAAAGTGTTTTAG